The Corynebacterium pseudopelargi genome contains a region encoding:
- a CDS encoding FecCD family ABC transporter permease, producing MRKNTVAVLALLLLVLLSTGLSMAIGSNLIAFRTVWQSLWHPDGSFESVVVTQQRWPRTLLLIAVGAALGTAGALMQALTRNPLADPGILGVNAGASLAVVAAVAVFGISTISFYVWFSFVGAALAAVAVYIIGTTTTASIGTAGGPPNPSRLALAGVAVSMAIQAIVQVIILTNQQAFNEFRFWAAGSAQGRGFSVLFTVIGFIFLGLIFAFAITPALNAMALGDATSTALGVRLGLVRALVMCAVTLLAGAATAAVGPIMFVGLAVPYAARTIAGADWRWIVALSALGAPSFLLLADVLARVVVMPNEIEVGLMSAIIGGPIFVALVRRSKVSAI from the coding sequence GTGAGAAAAAATACCGTGGCAGTACTAGCGCTGCTATTGCTAGTGCTGCTGAGCACGGGATTGTCTATGGCCATAGGCTCCAACCTCATTGCCTTTCGCACGGTGTGGCAATCGCTGTGGCATCCAGACGGCTCCTTTGAGTCGGTGGTAGTCACCCAACAGCGCTGGCCACGAACCTTGCTGCTGATTGCCGTGGGTGCTGCGTTGGGAACTGCGGGTGCGCTCATGCAGGCGCTCACCCGCAACCCTTTGGCCGATCCGGGCATCTTAGGTGTCAATGCAGGTGCTTCCCTTGCGGTCGTGGCTGCGGTGGCGGTGTTTGGGATATCCACCATCAGTTTTTATGTGTGGTTCTCATTCGTCGGTGCAGCACTTGCGGCGGTGGCGGTCTACATCATTGGCACCACCACCACCGCGAGCATCGGTACCGCAGGAGGCCCGCCAAATCCTTCGCGTTTGGCGCTCGCTGGTGTGGCGGTAAGCATGGCCATCCAGGCGATTGTGCAGGTCATCATCCTGACCAACCAACAGGCATTCAACGAGTTCCGCTTTTGGGCCGCAGGTTCCGCCCAAGGCCGAGGATTTTCGGTGCTGTTCACCGTGATCGGCTTTATCTTCCTTGGGCTCATCTTCGCCTTCGCCATTACTCCAGCGCTGAATGCCATGGCGCTTGGCGACGCCACCTCCACCGCCCTTGGCGTGCGCCTTGGATTGGTGCGAGCGCTGGTGATGTGTGCTGTCACGCTGCTCGCCGGTGCCGCCACCGCGGCAGTAGGCCCGATCATGTTCGTTGGCCTGGCAGTGCCTTATGCCGCGCGCACCATCGCCGGTGCAGATTGGCGTTGGATTGTTGCGCTCTCGGCTCTTGGTGCGCCCTCGTTTTTATTGCTTGCAGACGTCCTCGCACGAGTGGTGGTCATGCCCAATGAAATCGAGGTGGGTTTGATGTCTGCCATCATCGGTGGCCCAATTTTTGTCGCCTTGGTGCGTCGATCGAAAGTGAGCGCTATATGA
- a CDS encoding ABC transporter substrate-binding protein, whose amino-acid sequence MLTMRRSATHWLLVLFALLMALFLFACSSEDASSQNAVGEGNTRVVKDSDGVEVTVPEHPQRVITFSEPTLDSVLALGVKPAGTVAGRGLTTVPAYLQERAGDTPIVGSVGQPNFEAIGALNPDMILVDGTSLNNNPDVMAALGEIAPTVMTGYAGGDWRKNFAIVADAMNMNEEGKKVLEEHDRQVAETSAKLEPFKDKTFSIVRWQGNGASLILKELPAGQSLEELGLKRPANQDKFGGGHSEPVSNENLGDIDADYIFFGTLGGSSVGNPNAGGNADTGAADASLQEARQVPGFDQLTAVKDNHVIPVEGSAWTSTGGPLLVQKIISDVDTLLVQNPAMQPKA is encoded by the coding sequence ATGCTCACAATGCGCCGATCGGCTACCCATTGGCTCCTAGTATTGTTCGCACTGCTGATGGCACTGTTCCTCTTTGCCTGCAGCTCAGAGGATGCTTCTTCCCAGAACGCTGTTGGTGAAGGCAACACCCGTGTGGTCAAAGACAGTGACGGAGTAGAAGTCACTGTGCCTGAGCACCCCCAACGCGTGATTACCTTTTCTGAACCCACCTTGGACTCGGTGCTGGCCCTGGGTGTGAAACCGGCCGGCACCGTGGCTGGCCGTGGTTTGACCACCGTGCCTGCATATCTGCAGGAACGAGCTGGCGATACGCCTATCGTCGGCAGCGTTGGCCAACCCAATTTTGAGGCCATCGGCGCCTTGAATCCCGACATGATCTTGGTTGATGGCACCAGTTTGAATAACAACCCAGACGTGATGGCTGCGCTGGGAGAAATCGCCCCCACCGTCATGACGGGTTATGCAGGTGGCGACTGGCGCAAGAACTTCGCCATCGTGGCCGATGCGATGAACATGAATGAAGAAGGCAAGAAGGTGCTCGAAGAGCATGACCGCCAGGTTGCAGAAACCTCGGCCAAGCTCGAGCCTTTTAAAGATAAGACCTTCTCCATTGTGCGCTGGCAGGGCAATGGTGCCTCATTGATCCTCAAAGAGTTGCCCGCAGGACAGTCCCTGGAAGAACTCGGCCTGAAGCGCCCGGCTAATCAAGACAAGTTCGGTGGCGGACACTCTGAGCCTGTGTCGAATGAAAACCTTGGCGATATCGACGCCGATTACATCTTCTTTGGCACCCTCGGCGGCTCCTCGGTGGGCAACCCCAATGCCGGCGGCAATGCCGATACCGGCGCTGCCGATGCATCCCTGCAAGAAGCCCGCCAAGTACCCGGCTTTGACCAGCTCACCGCGGTGAAAGACAATCACGTGATCCCCGTTGAGGGCTCTGCTTGGACTTCCACCGGTGGCCCGCTGCTGGTGCAAAAGATCATCTCCGATGTGGATACCCTGCTCGTGCAAAATCCCGCGATGCAGCCCAAGGCCTAA